One genomic window of Mogibacterium diversum includes the following:
- a CDS encoding thiamine diphosphokinase, with protein sequence MYNKALIILSFVEKIDVSHLNAISSISDYIICADGGVDIAKTYGIMPDCVIGDFDSTINSNRLDCLYITLPSEKDFTDTEAAINHAIELGIRDITVYGGIGGRLDHTLGNVGLLEKYLGKLDHLEFMDEKNSMQLLDGESCSTTILTPISNYRFFSLVSLDSAADGISITGAKYNLDNASISRASTLCISNEIILNQAHISVHKGKVLLMRSAD encoded by the coding sequence ATGTATAATAAAGCTTTAATTATCCTATCATTTGTTGAGAAGATAGATGTATCACATTTAAATGCTATCTCGAGTATTAGCGACTACATTATATGTGCAGATGGCGGTGTAGATATAGCGAAGACATATGGCATAATGCCAGACTGCGTAATCGGGGATTTCGATTCCACAATTAATAGCAACCGCCTTGATTGCCTTTATATCACACTACCGTCTGAGAAGGATTTCACTGATACTGAAGCTGCTATCAATCACGCAATCGAACTGGGTATTAGAGACATAACAGTGTATGGTGGAATAGGTGGCAGGCTAGATCATACGCTTGGTAATGTAGGTCTACTTGAAAAATATCTTGGCAAACTCGATCATCTCGAATTCATGGATGAAAAAAATTCTATGCAGCTGCTTGATGGCGAATCATGTAGTACAACGATTCTCACACCAATTTCTAACTACAGATTCTTTTCGCTTGTATCATTAGATTCAGCTGCTGATGGCATTTCAATCACCGGAGCTAAATATAACCTCGATAACGCCTCAATATCTCGAGCATCGACACTTTGTATTTCAAATGAGATTATTCTTAACCAGGCTCATATTTCAGTACATAAGGGCAAGGTTCTCTTGATGCGTTCTGCAGATTAG
- a CDS encoding DUF975 family protein, which produces MTENNNHYIVQEDLGEIRYLSIMHMKDTMIQYILGIVIFYVFMDLVPAVLGFFVPRSYFKVVTGDIDPKLLAQLPDLAFSSFIYVAALGGVLMLGRSFYILRYLRNNQIDYPSILDGVRFFFSATLIYIIQMTAISILTMFLIVPGVIAFYMFRQAFNVLAEDPSKSAVSCLAESRRLMEGNKFRLFQLDMTYIPFIIFSSLPLVLFSYMGMPEVGNYTKLVAIFITFILKLPIYHAMGNLFFGETVFYELMVAKGFSNFIYKGEAVFRAGARAKYFKK; this is translated from the coding sequence ATGACTGAAAATAATAATCATTACATTGTTCAAGAGGATCTAGGTGAGATCAGATACCTATCGATAATGCATATGAAGGATACTATGATTCAATATATCTTAGGGATCGTTATATTTTATGTATTTATGGATTTGGTACCTGCCGTCTTAGGTTTCTTTGTGCCTAGATCATACTTCAAGGTTGTTACAGGTGATATTGATCCCAAACTTCTAGCACAATTGCCAGATCTTGCGTTTTCATCTTTTATATATGTAGCTGCGCTCGGAGGCGTTCTTATGCTTGGGCGTTCATTCTATATATTGCGATACCTAAGAAATAATCAAATCGACTACCCGTCAATTCTCGATGGAGTTAGATTTTTCTTTAGTGCCACGCTCATTTATATAATCCAGATGACTGCGATATCAATACTAACAATGTTTTTGATAGTGCCAGGAGTGATTGCGTTTTACATGTTTAGGCAGGCATTCAACGTATTAGCTGAGGATCCATCGAAAAGTGCAGTGAGCTGCCTAGCAGAAAGTAGGAGGTTGATGGAGGGAAATAAGTTTCGTTTGTTTCAGCTAGACATGACATATATCCCGTTCATAATATTTTCCAGCCTACCACTAGTACTGTTTTCATATATGGGAATGCCTGAGGTGGGGAACTATACGAAATTAGTTGCAATTTTCATTACATTCATACTTAAACTCCCTATATATCATGCAATGGGGAATTTATTCTTTGGAGAGACGGTATTTTATGAACTAATGGTTGCAAAGGGCTTTAGTAATTTTATTTATAAGGGAGAAGCTGTTTTTCGAGCAGGTGCAAGAGCTAAGTACTTTAAGAAATAA
- a CDS encoding transglycosylase domain-containing protein — protein MGNDSTNIKELIKRLQNGERLSSEEMRIVANHVAQLKFEKAQREKRAQAAANGSEKKGLSFHEQVAKADAEAKKNRLKNNLEKHSAKHNTTADEASLSSKARIISEDGKAAFHEQVARAEAEAAKHDKSIRKRAKEEKKLLKQEQKAKTRDEGVRFNLKRDFRHPVQFIKRVFTKPNPYYTPGAGEYIMVAGKKIKNKARVFSKKYAIRNFIVMGIAMTLMFTIYAAAVIAFAPKIDPTKIYDQISTDTIIYDDTGKRVGSVNNGESRTIIKYKDIPKHTVDAFVALEDKTFWKHHGFNWTRMAGAIVSSFGHGNIRGTSTLTQQLARNVYLPNIKSQRSVRRKILEMYYAAKIEKTLTKKEIFAAYVNSIYFGYGNYGIENASKTYFSKSVSELSIKESAALAAMPQSPDTYSLVQNTDSPLASRETSTPIKVGGKTYIANDISKSRRQIALKLMYDQGYITKAQYEDNKSANLVDFLNPSLSSGSDASSSYFTDYTVNQVIKALMKKYKLDYKSAHDMVYNGGLKIYSTMDSKAQKAVEDGFNEGSYFPSLTGLKKDSSGNIVSDKGSITLYAYDNMIQDDKFVLQDGEYKNNADGSITLYKNKRLNIYKTSTANGTDYSLELKPSYVIENSSLYIVPGGYINIPSNSKSMDKSGNLVISAKFIKNNSKLVTTVDGNPAFTDKLYILQDKVIQPQGAMVITEVGTGKVKAMVGGRGVTGKQLYNRAINPRQPGSSIKPLAVYSAALQRSYEYAEQGQKYPLVDPGNDKQGTDNYGDYLTAASVIIDEPIKINGRIWPKNSNNRYSGPMTMRKGMQTSTNVVAVKLYEQIGADYSASMVEKYGISTLNKSANGDMNPAALALGGLSKGVSPYEMAEAYATFPNGGVRVENRVFTKVVDRDGRTILTTEKKKHKVLDEGVAYIMVTMLKSVVNGGTGSNAAISGVEVGGKTGTTSSNYDIWFDGITPKYAASLWIGTDVNIPLTSSSVSAASLWSRIMRNVPNIRKGSYKPAPSNVVHKNGEYFTKGTEGGLGNKPDEESEETEIIEEEQEQTNQPQSSNNNSNNQGNNQGNQGNNQGNQGNQGNQGNQGNNQGNNQGQPSNP, from the coding sequence ATGGGAAACGATTCAACAAACATAAAAGAATTAATTAAGAGACTACAGAATGGCGAGCGTCTTTCCTCTGAAGAAATGCGCATAGTTGCAAATCATGTAGCACAATTGAAGTTTGAAAAAGCACAGCGGGAAAAGCGTGCACAGGCTGCTGCTAACGGAAGCGAGAAAAAAGGTCTTTCCTTCCATGAGCAGGTTGCTAAGGCTGATGCAGAGGCGAAAAAGAACAGACTTAAGAACAATCTTGAAAAGCATTCTGCTAAACACAATACCACTGCTGACGAAGCCTCGCTTAGTAGCAAGGCCCGTATTATTAGCGAAGATGGTAAGGCTGCTTTTCATGAACAAGTTGCTAGAGCTGAAGCTGAAGCTGCAAAGCACGATAAATCAATACGAAAAAGAGCAAAAGAAGAAAAGAAACTTTTAAAACAAGAGCAGAAAGCAAAAACACGTGACGAAGGCGTTCGTTTTAACCTAAAGAGAGATTTTAGGCACCCTGTTCAGTTTATAAAACGAGTATTTACTAAGCCTAATCCGTATTACACCCCTGGAGCTGGTGAATATATTATGGTAGCAGGTAAAAAAATTAAGAATAAGGCTCGTGTTTTTAGTAAAAAATACGCTATTCGCAATTTTATTGTGATGGGCATAGCCATGACACTTATGTTTACAATCTATGCGGCTGCAGTTATAGCTTTTGCACCTAAGATTGATCCAACAAAAATCTATGATCAAATATCTACAGATACGATCATCTATGATGATACTGGCAAGCGTGTTGGAAGTGTCAATAATGGAGAAAGTCGTACTATCATTAAGTACAAAGACATCCCAAAACACACAGTTGATGCATTTGTAGCTCTTGAGGACAAGACATTCTGGAAGCATCACGGTTTCAATTGGACGAGAATGGCCGGCGCTATAGTCTCCTCCTTTGGACATGGTAACATTCGTGGTACTAGTACACTTACTCAGCAGTTAGCAAGAAACGTGTATCTCCCAAATATCAAGAGTCAGAGATCAGTTCGTCGTAAAATCCTAGAGATGTATTATGCTGCTAAAATTGAGAAAACTCTGACTAAAAAAGAGATTTTTGCGGCATATGTAAACAGCATTTACTTTGGGTATGGTAATTACGGTATTGAAAATGCTTCAAAGACTTATTTTTCAAAGAGTGTAAGCGAACTTTCCATAAAGGAAAGTGCCGCACTCGCTGCTATGCCACAGTCCCCAGATACTTATTCACTCGTTCAAAATACAGATTCTCCACTAGCATCGAGAGAAACTTCAACTCCTATTAAGGTTGGTGGAAAGACGTACATTGCGAACGATATTTCAAAATCGCGTCGTCAGATTGCACTTAAGCTTATGTACGATCAGGGGTATATCACAAAAGCCCAATACGAGGATAATAAATCTGCTAATCTTGTAGATTTCCTAAACCCTTCATTGAGCTCGGGAAGCGATGCAAGCTCTTCTTATTTCACTGATTATACTGTGAACCAGGTAATCAAAGCACTTATGAAGAAGTACAAGCTAGACTACAAGAGTGCTCATGACATGGTTTACAATGGTGGTCTAAAGATATACTCAACCATGGATTCCAAGGCTCAGAAAGCTGTTGAAGATGGATTTAATGAAGGTAGCTACTTCCCTTCACTAACTGGACTTAAAAAAGACAGTTCAGGAAATATCGTAAGTGATAAAGGTTCTATTACACTCTATGCATACGATAATATGATTCAAGACGACAAATTCGTACTTCAGGATGGCGAGTACAAGAATAACGCCGATGGTTCAATCACACTCTACAAGAACAAGCGACTAAATATTTACAAGACGTCAACGGCTAATGGTACTGATTATAGCCTTGAGCTAAAGCCTTCATATGTAATAGAAAATAGTAGCTTATATATAGTTCCAGGCGGATATATCAACATTCCAAGCAATAGCAAGTCCATGGATAAATCTGGCAATCTTGTGATCAGTGCTAAGTTTATAAAGAATAACAGCAAACTTGTCACTACTGTTGATGGAAATCCAGCTTTCACTGACAAGCTATACATACTTCAGGATAAAGTTATTCAGCCACAAGGAGCTATGGTAATCACTGAAGTTGGTACCGGAAAAGTAAAGGCTATGGTCGGTGGTCGTGGTGTTACTGGAAAACAACTATATAATCGCGCTATTAACCCTAGACAGCCTGGTTCTTCAATAAAACCTCTCGCAGTATACAGTGCGGCACTCCAGAGAAGTTATGAGTATGCGGAGCAAGGTCAGAAGTATCCACTTGTCGACCCAGGTAACGATAAGCAAGGAACAGATAATTACGGTGACTATCTAACTGCCGCGTCGGTTATTATCGATGAACCAATTAAGATTAACGGCAGAATTTGGCCTAAGAATTCAAACAATAGATACTCTGGGCCTATGACTATGCGTAAGGGTATGCAGACGTCGACAAACGTTGTTGCTGTAAAATTATATGAGCAGATTGGTGCAGATTATTCTGCTAGTATGGTTGAAAAATATGGAATTAGTACACTCAACAAGTCAGCAAATGGTGATATGAATCCTGCTGCACTTGCTCTCGGCGGTCTGTCAAAAGGCGTTTCACCTTACGAGATGGCGGAGGCATATGCTACCTTCCCTAACGGTGGTGTTCGTGTAGAGAACAGGGTCTTTACAAAAGTTGTTGATAGAGATGGTCGTACAATTCTTACAACTGAAAAGAAGAAGCATAAGGTTCTAGATGAAGGTGTTGCTTACATTATGGTTACAATGCTTAAGTCAGTTGTAAATGGTGGTACAGGATCAAATGCAGCTATCTCTGGTGTTGAAGTTGGTGGTAAGACAGGTACCACAAGCAGCAACTACGATATATGGTTTGATGGAATCACACCAAAATACGCAGCTTCACTATGGATTGGTACCGATGTAAATATACCTCTAACCTCTTCATCAGTTTCTGCTGCAAGCCTGTGGTCGAGGATTATGCGTAATGTTCCTAATATTAGAAAAGGCTCCTACAAGCCAGCCCCTTCTAATGTTGTACATAAGAACGGAGAATATTTCACCAAGGGAACAGAAGGTGGATTAGGCAATAAACCTGACGAAGAATCTGAAGAAACTGAGATTATCGAGGAAGAACAGGAACAAACTAATCAACCTCAGAGTAGCAATAATAATTCCAATAACCAAGGTAACAACCAGGGTAACCAAGGCAATAACCAAGGTAATCAGGGCAATCAAGGCAACCAAGGTAATCAGGGTAATAATCAAGGAAACAACCAAGGTCAGCCTAGTAATCCATAA
- a CDS encoding DNA internalization-related competence protein ComEC/Rec2, translating to MFRRRIVALSVSLALGIVVADIFINKGSPVKAFSVTALFLFSIYRIVCIRTAIEQGITRKYIRRDTILCALMFCVGCMNYAIHEHDMKPMMPNKLSNYNYIEGRVIGYKDNDKGLTIDVKTYSLGNETVVRCQKLKGFIRERGDGFKARTNAGYSNKKIKYKDMDHKLGTKLYGKLVKVQGIIKVPTVARNPGCFDYRRYLLTKKITYTMKVINISEIKGVKTSKLWIMRHSLNNTKEGFARNVSDGRNKVYGFIKGVTFGDTDDIDEDTIDEFRENTTAHVLAVSGLHVGVIYGMLRLMAMGRHGGIVGVLTMLAMLGYGELTTWNVSTTRAVILTCTAIMGFYLKRPFDLLSSLALSFIMLLIYNPFLLFSASFQMSFLAVCGIAFLTDPLGRLIGKRGGFLLAIQLSMIPYTMFTFNKINPIGFLINVPIVALIGMLVPFSIFGLATYSIIGKVGIIIKSQIFYLTEIIIRLNHLLNMGGKFSYSISSMKIATLIAIYALLFYICSEFNIVMILRKRYLVVLQSVILILCMSITIGYAYRNLFLDYELVFIDVGQGDGIHIRTDNYDVLLDGGGERKRNIGEKVLKEYFLKNGCSNLDISIFTHMHMDHCKGAMELGEVYPVKQYMVPYPYRYQVKGRHLNLVRFKDKIRLEKGVWIEAIWPMDDRIATSESDDNELNTVYILHYKGVKIMLTGDLVEADELDMIEYYKSTDVLKCDILKVAHHGSRYSSNEKFIDAVNPRIAIIQVGEHNTYGHPNAGVIERFKKRGISVYRNDKEGAIGVDISNNKIRIDRMIKDVV from the coding sequence ATGTTTAGAAGAAGAATTGTTGCTCTAAGCGTGTCTCTGGCGCTAGGTATTGTTGTTGCTGACATATTTATAAATAAGGGAAGTCCGGTTAAAGCTTTTTCGGTGACTGCATTATTTTTATTTTCTATTTATCGTATAGTTTGCATAAGAACAGCGATAGAACAGGGAATCACAAGAAAATATATAAGAAGGGATACTATTCTTTGCGCACTTATGTTCTGCGTTGGTTGCATGAATTATGCAATTCATGAACATGATATGAAACCAATGATGCCTAATAAACTATCAAATTATAATTATATTGAGGGACGAGTAATAGGTTATAAAGACAATGATAAAGGGCTTACGATTGATGTAAAAACCTATTCGCTAGGGAATGAAACTGTTGTTAGATGTCAGAAATTGAAAGGCTTTATTAGAGAGAGAGGTGATGGTTTCAAAGCTAGAACAAATGCTGGCTATAGTAATAAAAAAATTAAATACAAAGACATGGATCATAAACTTGGAACGAAACTTTATGGAAAGCTGGTAAAGGTGCAGGGAATAATAAAAGTTCCGACAGTAGCTCGTAATCCGGGATGTTTTGATTATAGGCGATATCTTCTAACTAAGAAGATTACATACACCATGAAGGTAATAAATATAAGCGAAATTAAAGGTGTGAAAACAAGCAAACTCTGGATTATGAGGCATTCTTTAAATAATACCAAAGAAGGCTTTGCAAGAAATGTATCGGATGGTAGAAATAAAGTGTATGGATTTATAAAAGGTGTAACCTTTGGAGATACTGATGACATAGACGAAGATACAATCGATGAGTTTCGGGAAAATACTACGGCGCATGTACTTGCCGTTAGTGGATTACACGTTGGGGTAATATATGGGATGCTAAGGCTCATGGCTATGGGGCGCCATGGAGGAATCGTAGGAGTTCTGACGATGTTAGCAATGCTTGGATATGGTGAACTCACTACTTGGAATGTTTCGACTACAAGAGCGGTAATTCTTACATGTACTGCAATTATGGGCTTTTATCTAAAGCGCCCGTTCGATTTATTATCTTCATTGGCTCTATCTTTTATTATGCTGCTGATATATAATCCGTTCTTGCTTTTCAGCGCTAGTTTTCAAATGTCGTTTCTTGCGGTGTGTGGAATTGCTTTTCTCACTGATCCACTTGGCAGATTAATTGGAAAGAGAGGAGGGTTTTTACTAGCGATTCAGCTCTCGATGATTCCTTATACGATGTTTACGTTTAACAAAATTAATCCAATAGGATTTCTGATAAATGTACCAATTGTTGCATTAATAGGTATGCTAGTGCCATTCTCTATATTCGGACTAGCAACGTACTCAATAATCGGTAAAGTTGGAATAATAATTAAAAGCCAGATATTTTATCTGACAGAAATCATAATTAGGCTCAATCACTTGCTTAATATGGGTGGTAAATTCTCATATTCCATTAGCTCTATGAAAATAGCGACATTAATTGCAATCTATGCATTGCTATTTTACATATGTTCAGAGTTCAATATCGTTATGATACTCCGAAAACGTTACTTAGTCGTATTGCAATCAGTGATACTCATTTTATGTATGTCTATTACAATAGGTTATGCGTACCGAAATTTATTTTTGGATTATGAATTGGTATTTATTGATGTCGGACAGGGTGATGGGATACACATACGAACTGACAATTATGATGTACTTCTAGATGGTGGTGGAGAAAGGAAACGTAATATCGGGGAGAAGGTGCTAAAAGAGTACTTTTTGAAGAATGGCTGTAGCAATCTAGATATAAGCATATTTACCCACATGCACATGGATCACTGTAAAGGTGCCATGGAGTTAGGCGAAGTGTATCCTGTAAAACAGTATATGGTTCCGTATCCATACAGATACCAAGTGAAGGGGAGACATTTAAATTTAGTTAGATTCAAAGATAAGATAAGGCTAGAAAAAGGCGTTTGGATAGAAGCTATTTGGCCTATGGATGATAGGATAGCGACGAGTGAATCTGATGATAATGAATTAAATACCGTATACATACTGCACTATAAGGGCGTTAAGATAATGTTAACTGGGGACCTAGTTGAGGCAGATGAACTGGATATGATAGAATACTACAAATCTACTGACGTGTTAAAATGCGATATACTTAAAGTAGCGCATCACGGAAGCAGGTATAGCTCTAATGAAAAGTTTATAGATGCTGTAAACCCGAGAATTGCAATTATCCAGGTTGGTGAACATAATACATATGGCCATCCTAATGCAGGAGTAATAGAGCGCTTTAAAAAGCGTGGGATTAGTGTCTATAGAAATGATAAAGAAGGAGCTATTGGCGTAGATATTAGTAATAACAAGATTAGAATCGATAGGATGATTAAGGATGTCGTTTAA
- the holA gene encoding DNA polymerase III subunit delta, which translates to MSFKEFSKDIKSGVIGSNIFLYGEEGFLTDWAVKGIVESNSSEVDRKYVVTDLDGETVTAQEIVETANTMTMFASTRVLTVKNYQPLIKKSSVTETAPILEYLSSPNPSTILLFYLEPLVSPGKKEKLNAFASKVSGLCSTYNFERLNPSELKSFVNKRIRSAGKLIGARDMDYLVDISGYLNNDSEYDLYRMESDLTKLVNASDEDSVSKQLIEEIMVGDKDRFVFNFIDYLLAGKKNMAMQLLINTISAGENSKGKGNVFSLASTLIGQFEIMYDSLELDDEGMPIKAMAKNLGVNEYRLKKAYSAARKVGKPKIKKALIELYDTDRLLKTGEMDKNTSLELFVFNW; encoded by the coding sequence ATGTCGTTTAAAGAGTTTAGTAAAGATATAAAGAGTGGCGTAATAGGCAGTAATATTTTTCTCTATGGCGAAGAGGGATTCCTTACTGACTGGGCTGTAAAGGGAATTGTAGAAAGCAATTCGAGTGAGGTTGACAGAAAATACGTGGTAACAGATCTCGATGGAGAGACTGTAACAGCGCAGGAAATCGTTGAAACTGCTAATACCATGACCATGTTTGCCAGCACAAGGGTATTGACGGTTAAAAATTATCAGCCACTAATAAAAAAGAGCTCCGTAACTGAAACTGCTCCGATTCTAGAGTATCTCAGCAGCCCAAATCCATCGACGATTCTCTTATTTTATCTGGAGCCACTTGTGAGCCCTGGCAAGAAGGAGAAGTTAAATGCTTTTGCTAGCAAAGTATCGGGGTTATGCAGTACATATAATTTCGAGAGGCTGAATCCATCGGAACTTAAATCATTTGTAAACAAGCGAATTCGCTCAGCCGGAAAGCTGATTGGTGCTCGCGATATGGATTACCTCGTAGATATATCCGGATATCTCAATAATGACAGCGAATATGATTTATACAGGATGGAATCGGACCTTACGAAGCTAGTAAATGCTTCTGATGAAGATAGTGTATCAAAGCAGCTCATAGAAGAGATAATGGTTGGTGATAAGGATAGATTTGTGTTTAACTTCATTGACTATCTACTAGCTGGTAAGAAAAACATGGCTATGCAGCTTTTGATAAATACCATTTCTGCTGGTGAAAACTCAAAAGGTAAAGGAAATGTTTTCTCACTTGCGTCTACGTTAATAGGTCAGTTTGAGATTATGTATGATTCGCTAGAACTAGATGACGAAGGTATGCCTATCAAGGCTATGGCTAAGAACCTTGGAGTGAATGAGTATCGTTTAAAAAAGGCATACTCTGCAGCTAGAAAAGTTGGTAAGCCTAAGATAAAAAAAGCATTAATTGAGCTATACGATACTGATAGATTGCTAAAGACAGGCGAGATGGATAAGAATACATCACTTGAGCTATTTGTCTTTAACTGGTAG
- the recN gene encoding DNA repair protein RecN encodes MLDRIEITNFATIEHMAFDLGSSLNIITGETGSGKSVLVQAISTALGDRADISMIRNGTDKALIQVVGHIGEEDVIISRELLRSGKSVAKLNGEIVSLAKLREFCSEFVDIHGQYDNQQILDPENHILITDSYNHGSIDKELSKLSDLYKLYHEVKREYDQLLRSESESRRQQDFYQFEFDYIDNLDLQPGEDDELREQLELMRNSERIYEAVAGSYSKLTEDPPVLSVIGSCMNQLQSIASYSEELGELSESFSELYYGLEDISSNLRNTSESINFSEEEIDLVSSRLSVIEDAKRKYNMSIEEIIAYKEELDSKLGVIHNLDDEKKRLAELIDKRYSELEAQAEVVSNIRKANAASLEREIIKELQDLAFANSEFKIDITRHDDISELGYDGVEFLISTNPGEPLRPMAKIASGGEISRIMLAFKHIIGSSDSVETMIFDEIDTGISGKTALVVGHKLSEIANHRQILCITHLPQIAASGDDNFSIDKEISEGKSHTVITHLDEAGKLEMLARLISGAPNSSNALEAAKELVASVKK; translated from the coding sequence ATGCTCGATCGTATTGAAATCACTAATTTTGCGACAATTGAACATATGGCATTTGATCTTGGTTCCTCTCTCAATATCATCACTGGTGAGACGGGATCTGGTAAATCTGTACTAGTGCAGGCCATTAGCACAGCCCTCGGGGACCGTGCTGATATTTCTATGATCAGAAATGGCACAGATAAAGCCCTTATTCAAGTTGTCGGCCATATTGGAGAGGAAGATGTTATTATCTCACGAGAGCTTCTTAGGTCAGGAAAAAGTGTTGCAAAGCTTAATGGAGAGATAGTTTCTCTGGCAAAACTAAGAGAGTTTTGCAGTGAATTTGTTGACATCCACGGCCAGTACGATAACCAGCAGATACTCGATCCAGAAAACCATATACTCATCACCGATAGCTATAATCACGGATCTATCGATAAGGAGCTCAGTAAACTTAGTGACCTTTATAAACTATATCATGAAGTCAAACGTGAATACGATCAGCTACTCCGAAGCGAGTCAGAATCGCGTAGACAGCAGGACTTCTATCAGTTCGAGTTTGACTACATAGACAACCTTGATTTACAGCCTGGTGAAGATGATGAGTTAAGAGAGCAGCTAGAATTGATGCGTAACAGCGAGCGAATATACGAGGCCGTTGCCGGTTCATATAGCAAGCTAACTGAAGATCCTCCTGTTCTCAGTGTTATTGGCTCATGTATGAATCAGCTTCAGAGCATTGCATCATACAGCGAAGAGCTAGGCGAACTATCAGAGAGCTTCTCAGAGCTATACTATGGCCTTGAAGATATCTCTTCTAACCTTAGGAATACAAGTGAATCTATCAACTTCTCAGAGGAAGAGATAGATCTTGTATCGTCAAGGCTAAGTGTAATTGAGGATGCTAAGCGAAAATACAATATGAGCATCGAAGAGATTATCGCATACAAAGAAGAGCTCGATAGTAAGCTAGGCGTAATCCATAATCTTGACGATGAGAAGAAAAGACTTGCCGAGCTTATCGACAAAAGATATAGCGAACTTGAAGCGCAGGCTGAAGTAGTCAGCAATATTAGAAAGGCCAATGCTGCTTCACTTGAAAGAGAGATAATCAAGGAACTTCAGGACCTTGCTTTTGCAAATTCCGAATTCAAGATCGATATAACAAGACATGACGACATCTCTGAACTCGGATATGACGGTGTTGAATTCCTGATATCTACTAACCCAGGTGAACCTCTGAGACCGATGGCAAAGATTGCCTCTGGCGGTGAAATTTCTCGAATCATGCTCGCCTTCAAGCATATCATCGGTAGTAGTGACAGCGTTGAAACCATGATCTTTGACGAAATTGATACTGGAATCAGCGGTAAGACCGCACTTGTAGTAGGTCATAAACTTAGCGAGATTGCCAATCATAGACAGATATTATGTATCACTCACTTACCTCAAATTGCCGCTTCTGGAGATGATAACTTCTCGATTGATAAAGAGATTTCAGAAGGTAAATCTCATACGGTTATCACTCACCTAGATGAGGCAGGCAAACTTGAGATGCTTGCTAGATTAATAAGCGGTGCTCCAAACAGCAGCAATGCACTTGAAGCTGCAAAAGAGCTAGTCGCATCAGTTAAAAAATAA
- a CDS encoding arginine repressor: MRYSRQNKILELIQKHVVETQDQLQDLLEQEGYKVTQATISRDIKELQLVKVSIDKDRYKYTSGKFDIQPISERFIKIFRETIVSYASAQNLIVVKTLSGCGNAAAEAIDCLKLEHVVGSVAGDNTLLIIAEHEEYVAAILKVFEDMIALRE, encoded by the coding sequence ATGCGTTACTCAAGACAGAATAAGATATTAGAACTAATCCAAAAGCACGTAGTAGAGACACAAGATCAGCTACAAGATCTACTCGAGCAGGAAGGCTACAAAGTAACTCAAGCGACTATCTCTAGGGATATTAAAGAGCTGCAGCTCGTTAAGGTATCAATTGATAAGGATCGCTATAAGTACACATCAGGGAAGTTCGACATTCAGCCGATTTCTGAAAGGTTTATCAAAATTTTTAGAGAGACTATCGTCTCCTATGCTTCGGCACAGAATCTCATCGTAGTAAAGACACTTTCTGGCTGTGGAAATGCCGCAGCTGAAGCCATCGACTGTCTGAAGCTCGAACACGTTGTGGGCTCAGTTGCCGGAGATAACACTCTACTTATTATTGCTGAACATGAAGAATATGTTGCAGCAATTCTCAAAGTGTTTGAAGACATGATTGCCCTAAGAGAATAA
- the ruvC gene encoding crossover junction endodeoxyribonuclease RuvC, whose translation MRIIGIDPGYAIMGYGILDYNGNRFKTVHYGSIETKAGVPMPERLKLLYDGLTEIIQEYKPDEASIEELFFNRNVTTAIGVGEARGIALLACVEGGLSVSEYTPMQIKQALVGYGKAEKKQVQTMVKTILNLKEVPKPDDTADAVAAAICHAHSRNSRVIGR comes from the coding sequence ATGAGAATTATAGGAATAGACCCAGGTTATGCCATCATGGGATATGGCATTTTAGACTATAATGGCAACCGCTTTAAGACCGTCCATTACGGTTCAATTGAGACGAAGGCGGGAGTGCCGATGCCTGAGCGGTTAAAGTTGCTCTACGACGGGCTGACTGAAATAATTCAGGAGTACAAGCCAGACGAAGCGTCGATAGAGGAGCTTTTTTTTAATAGAAATGTTACGACGGCTATCGGCGTAGGTGAGGCACGAGGAATCGCTCTGCTCGCATGCGTTGAGGGTGGGCTTTCGGTGTCTGAATACACACCAATGCAGATTAAACAAGCCCTTGTAGGCTACGGAAAGGCGGAGAAGAAGCAGGTTCAGACAATGGTCAAGACCATTCTGAATCTAAAGGAAGTCCCTAAGCCTGACGATACAGCTGACGCAGTTGCTGCTGCTATCTGTCACGCACATTCGCGTAATTCCAGAGTGATTGGGAGATAA